In a single window of the Raphanus sativus cultivar WK10039 chromosome 9, ASM80110v3, whole genome shotgun sequence genome:
- the LOC108823858 gene encoding AUGMIN subunit 5, protein MQSASSSSAAPPSPEAILEWLQKEMGYRSKSHAPSVDSIRKICRGNMIPIWGFLINRTKSEKTVDNIRRNITVHGGAATASTVKEESSKVNKGGRRREKKVLAGEILSGAESREAALREREAAGKEVERLRNLVRRQRKDLKARMLEVSREEAERKRMLDERGSYRHKQVTLEAYDQQCDESARIFAEYHKRIQIYVDQARTSLRSSGLDYSGDREAVYTSVRGSDDVILVETTRERSVRKACESLASHVVERICNSFPAYEGNGVHSHPELETAKLSFEYDGGGEVSDEMRAVVLNCLTSSPPLLLQAIAAHTLRLKTMISKEIERVDLRADAETLRYKYENNRVMEISSSDVSSPLSYQFNGNGRIATDTNSKGSNNQLLERQKAHVQQFLGTEDALNKAAEARVLSQKLKNRLQGSADTVSSHSLGGGMSQNVRNLRQLELDVWGKEREAAGLRASLNTLLSEIQRLNKLCAERKEAEHSLKQKWKKIEEFDARRSELETIYTTLLKANMDAAAFWNQQPLAAREYAMATIIPACEVVADISNNSKDFIEKEVSAFFQSPDNTLYMLPATPQALLESMGANGSTGPEAIASAEKNAALLTARAGARDPSAIPSVCRISAALQYPAGLEGSDASLASILESLEFCLRLRGSEACVLEDLAKAINLVDIRQDLVESGRSLLSHAYHAQQEYERTTKHCLDLATKQDNTITEKWLPELKTAVLNAQTSLEHCKYVWGLLDEWYEQPAATVVDWVTVDGQNVAAWHNHVKSSYCLLR, encoded by the exons atgcagagCGCATCGAGCTCCTCGGCTGCTCCTCCGTCGCCAGAAGCGATACTAGAATGGCTTCAGAAGGAGATGGGATACCGTAGCAAATCCCACGCGCCTTCCGTCGATTCCATCAGAAAAATCTGCAGAGGGAACATGATACCGATTTGGGGGTTTTTGATCAACCGAACGAAGTCGGAGAAGACTGTCGATAACATCAGGCGCAACATCACCGTTCATGGTGGTGCTGCCACTGCGAGTACGGTTAAAGAAGAGAGTAGTAAGGTTAATAAAGGCgggagaaggagagagaagaaGGTCTTGGCTGGGGAGATTTTGAGCGGGGCTGAGAGCAGAGAGGCCGCGTTGCGTGAGAGGGAGGCGGCGGGGAAAGAGGTGGAGAGGTTGAGGAATCTCGTGAGGAGGCAGAGGAAGGATCTGAAAGCGAGGATGCTCGAGGTGTCGAGAGAGGAAGCTGAGCGGAAGAGGATGCTTGACGAGAGAGGTAGTTACAGGCATAAGCAAGTGACGCTCGAAGCTTATGATCAGCAGTGTGATGAATCAGCGAGAATATTCGCTGAGTATCACAAAAGGATACAGATCTACGTTGACCAAGCGAGGACTTCCCTTAGGTCGAGTGGTTTAGATTATTCAGGCGATAGGGAAGCTGTTTATACCTCTGTTAGAGGAAGTGATGATGTCATTCTCGTCGAAACGACGCGGGAAAGGAGTGTTAGGAAAGCTTGTGAGTCACTTGCGTCGCACGTGGTTGAGAGGATATGTAACTCTTTCCCTGCTTACGAAGGAAACGGGGTTCACTCGCATCCTGAGCTTGAAACTGCCAAGCTGAGTTTTGAATACGATGGTGGTGGAGAAGTATCTGATGAGATGAGAGCTGTTGTATTGAACTGCCTGACTAGTAGTCCTCCTCTTCTCCTTCAGGCTATTGCTGCACATACACTACGCCTTAAGACAATGATATCGAAGGAGATAGAGAGGGTGGATCTCAGAGCTGATGCTGAAACATTGAG GTATAAGTACGAAAACAACCGGGTAATGGAGATTTCTTCTTCTGATGTGAGCTCGCCATTAAGTTATCAGTTTAATGGTAATGGGAGGATAGCCACAGATACTAATTCCAAAGGATCCAACAACCAGCTCCTTGAACGACAG AAAGCACATGTTCAACAATTCTTGGGAACTGAAGATGCGCTAAACAAAGCGGCGGAAGCTCGGGTTTTATCTCAGAAACTTAAAAACCGTTTGCAAGGGAGTGCTGACACAGTTTCTTCACATTCACTTGGTGGAGGCATGTCACAGAATGTTAGAAATCTTAGGCAATTAGAG TTGGACGTATGGGGTAAGGAACGAGAAGCTGCTGGTTTGAGAGCTAgcttaaatacacttttatctGAAATACAACGGCTGAATAAATTATGCGCTGAAAGGAAAGAAGCTGAACATTCATTAAAACAGAAGTGGAAGAAAATTGAAGAATTTGATGCTCGCAGATCCGAACTTGAAACCATATATACTACTCTTCTCAAGGCCAACATG GATGCTGCTGCATTCTGGAATCAGCAGCCACTAGCTGCAAGGGAATACGCAATGGCCACTATAATTCCAGCGTGTGAGGTTGTTGCAGACATTTCGAACAACTCTAAAGATTTCATTGAGAAAGAAGTGTCTGCTTTCTTCCAGAGTCCTGATAACACCCTCTATATGCTTCCAGCAACTCCACAG GCCCTTCTAGAGTCTATGGGAGCTAATGGGTCAACAGGACCTGAAGCTATTGCCTCAGCAGAGAAGAATGCTGCTTTGTTGACTGCAAGAGCTGGTGCTAGAGATCCTTCGGCAATTCCTTCTGTATGCCGCATTTCTGCCGCCCTTCAGTATCCTGCGG GTTTGGAGGGTTCAGATGCAAGTTTGGCATCAATTCTAGAGTCTCTTGAGTTCTGCTTGAGGCTCCGTGGCTCCGAGGCATGTGTGTTGGAAGATTTAGCAAAAGCAATCAACTTGGTGGATATACGTCAGGATTTAGTTGAAAGTGGTCGCTCTCTACTAAGCCATGCGTACCATGCCCAGCAAGAGTATGAAAG GACAACTAAGCATTGCCTAGATCTCGCCACAAAACAAGATAATACAATAACAGAGAAATGGTTGCCCGAGCTCAAGACTGCAGTCTTGAATgctcaaacttccttggagcACTGCAAATACGTATGGGGTTTG CTGGATGAATGGTACGAGCAGCCTGCTGCAACTGTTGTGGACTGGGTCACGGTAGATGGGCAAAACGTTGCGGCATGGCATAACCATGTGAAATCATCCTATTGTCTTCTACGATAA